The following is a genomic window from Labeo rohita strain BAU-BD-2019 chromosome 11, IGBB_LRoh.1.0, whole genome shotgun sequence.
tatgttatgacATAAGTTTTTAGTGTCAAtcctttttattcttattatcaatgctgaaaacagctgtgtagcttgtatttaatagtaatattaattatacttatatgtaatattacttATTAATACTTGTTAcaggattatttgataaatataacGCATCTTatcttttgtaaattattgtacaaatttatttactgacatttttaaGTGCATAAATTAAGTGCATTTAATTGCTGAACAAAATTTCAGGTTTGGATctgtgtttaaatatattacatacaaaaaCTTTGGCTGAATATTCATAATGTAATATGCCTCCTCTGGaatgaataatgcattaaatgatgcatgaaatgaaaaagtattgatatttaatttaaacaatttcatTTAATATCCAGGGGTTCTGCAGGGGAAAAGTAGTATGAAATATGGTGGTAAAAATCTAACttgtttcttataaaaaaaaataaatctggtctttatttttataaatacataagaagtggaagtgaaaactttttaatttaaagatcagggtaaactgaacttattttgtcttttgagaaacatgtaagtattcttctgaaaaaaatatattcaggcaaaataaaaataatttacacatcttcaatctgttcaaaagtttacacccccggttcttaatggatatttttttttttagtctggagcatcagtgagcatttgaatcttctgtactagatgcgtatgagtccctcagttgtcctcagtgtgaaaagatggatctcataatcatacagccattgttggaaagggttaaaatacgcaaatgatgctggaaaaccaaagaatttgtgggacctgaagggtttttctgaagaacagcaggcagtttaactgttcaggacaaacaagggactcatgaacaactatcactacacaaaaacaaaaaacaaaagctcaactattattttctcttgtggactatatctatatctatctatctatctctctctctctctctctatacatatatatatatatatatatatatataaacaaacgtcttttatgtgaaatatctaattTAGGTCagcatcaaataaaaaaataacacgcatttgATCCATATGAtcccttcttattttggtaaaataattaacattttgcagacacTGTACCACAACAGTACATTATTAATCACAGACAAAACATTCAGTTTCAACAAACCTGTTGGGAGCATCATTTTTAGGGTTGCGGGGTATATCTTGGGGGTCCACATCAAATTCAAAGTCTTGGACCTTGGTCTGTATGTTCTTAGACTTCGGTCTACCTGGTCCAGGTCCGGGACCATGACTTCCTTTTCCATCAAGCTTCGGTTTTTTAGGCTTGGAATGGCGAGAAGAAGCTGCGAGATCTGGATCCTTCCCTAATTTCAGAAACCTTTTGTCCCCTTTTTTGTCCTGCCAGTCTGTAAGGATCTGTTTTAAAGAGTAAACGTAAATCACTTTGGTCATGGTGAATAAGTCTCAGAAAggcaaatataaaaacactacTCGCCTGTCTCTGTTCTTCCAGTGCTCTGAGACGTCGACTCGCAGAGGAGAGGAGTGTTTCCAGCTCCAGCTGAAGCGTGTCGAGCTCTTCGATGCCAATGCCATCGTCTTCTGAGCGGCTGAGCACTGCTGTGTAGCGTGGACACACTTTCACATGGTCCACAGGTTTGAAGTCATAGTACTTCAGAGGTGGACAGTCCTTTAGTTCACTCATCTTCACATTAACAGAAACTTATATCTGAAAAGAAGGTATAAAAAAGGGTTGAAATCTTTACCACTAATGGATAACACAAACTGTAAATGATTTTGGACAGGTGGTAAAAGCATGATTGTAAACAGTTCCACAGAGAGATAATGCAAGCAAACCCAGAATGGATGAAATGCTGTAGATGTTATTCATAAAGTTAATagttgaaaatgtaaatattttatgcattgcatctctgtcatttcattcattctgtTATGTAATACTGACCTCTATATGAAATACCAGTGTGAGATAATGAGCAGACACTGTAAGCTAACGGCTACATGCTAATTCAGCTGCATGCTGTTCAAACCACAGGAAACCGGTTGTAACACTTTATCATTACATGCATATATAACTTGCAATGAAAAGAAGTATCTCGAGATTAAATAAAGTGTACGAACAGAACGATTAACAGAATTTCCACAagtcatttattcataaaatatcaTTGTTTACCTCCGGTGGAGAGGGCATCCATTACTGACTAAACCATTATCTCAGCATGGGGGGTGAACAGCTGGCCGAGGTTTTAATAACAAGAATGTGTATTACAAGAGCTTCAATATGGTCAACCTATgctttattaacaaatttaacCAATACCAATGTACTATTTCAAACTCTCATTTTAGTATCAGATAAATATTAGTAGTTAACATCCACAACGTAACACCGCAACGTTTGGAATAGTACATTCCAGTCTGAAGCGCGTCCAAACAGTATaattaaagattatttatttttagagacTCATGCACTGTTTAATACCACTGAAAAGTTAGTGTTTATTTCAACACAGTGATTTTTTTAGATAATAACCTTTTTGAATACAAGCTATTTGACCGTCGTGTTATTTGCCATATAAGGAAGAAAAAGCGAATATAGGTAAGATTGCCACTGGGCTTGACCGTAAATACAGGGATAGATGTGAAATATTAACCGTCGTTTTGATGTTTccatattttttctcacaattaatcgcttgtaataaaaacataagaaCTTGGTTttgtataataatgtatttatttatataccattCACTTGTACACCTGTAAATCATGAGCACATGATAAACAAAGTTGCACTTCTAATAGGTATATTACGGGAGAGTGAGAACGCAATGGAGGCGTGTTTTCTCATTTCCAGGCGTGGCGTGCGGACTTCCGTCTTCCTCCACAGACCTCATATAAAATGGTAagagatttacattttttaaagttgctaagattgtttttttattatagttcgAGCAATTAAATGACACAGTTAACCGCGTTTGAGTAAACCATTTGCATGCGGTCAGCGCATTGCTCTTTGGTTTATTTGATCGAGTGATGTTAGTCTGACTAGATTCATGCTAGCTGGCTAACGTCAGTGATTTTACAGGCAAAACCTATTTTTGAAAGATTAAACGCAATAAATGCACATTACACTGAAGTGTTTAATAAACGACACATGTTTAATTCGTTTAGAAAAGCCAGTAGTTGTTAATAAGTGATATTCAGGCAAACGATTGACACTGTACCCTAATGACTGACACCAGCGCAATGGAATAGCTAAGCATAAAACCGCTGTTCCACTGAGTGACAATCGCATTTCTGTGTGTTTATGATTACTGTAAGACAACTTTAAGGGCGCTTAAGTTATAGAATGAGCTGTTGCTTAATTTAATATtctcctttttattatttagactGCTACATTGCGACCCTACCTGAATGCGGTGCGCGCCACTCTTCAAGCAGCCCTGTGTTTGGAGAACTTCTCCTCACAGGTGGTGGAGAGACACAACAAGCCTGAGGTGGAGGTTAGGTGAGGAAATCACTCCTTAAGCCCACATCCTTCTTATatgatgcattttaatttataaacatgcaatgtatGTCTTTCAATACAGGAGCAGCAAAGAGCTTCTGTTGCAGCCTGTGGTCATAAGCCGCAATGACAAGGAGAAGGTCCTGATTGAGGGATCCATAAACTCAGTGAGAGTCAGCATCGCTGTCAAACAGGTAAGAATTTTAGGATGAACCGCATTTGATCAATGTTTTTCTTGCTGTCGTTGTCTgatatacatgtttttttagGCTGATGAGATCGAGAAGATCCTGTGCCATAAATTTATGAGGTTCATGATGATGCGAGCAGAGAACTTCTTCATCCTGCGGAGGAAACCTGTTGAGGTAAAGTCTTTTGtgaagaacaaacaagggatGTAGAAGTATGTAGTTCATTAAATGAAATGTGCATTAGCTATGGGAAAAACAAAGGTTTTTGAAACTaaatctgtgtaaaaataaaaatagtgtaaATGCAAACCCaaacatacataaaaacatattttacaaacCGATTTCAAATATTTGTTGAATGTGTTAATgattaaatgcaaataacaattttattttaattatttttattcattttattcagttttgttttatggAGAGCTTGCTTAATCAGGCTAATAAGTGACTAATATCTACaactcttttatttaaaaaaatgtgtcattaaaaTGTCTACTAATTTATAAAATGGATCAAAGATtaggtaaaaaaacaacaaaaaaaaaaaaaaaacacacaaactacctgtcaaaagttttttttttttttttttttttttttaatgatatatatatatatattttttttaagaaagtcttttctgctcatcaagcctgcatttatttgatccaaagcacagcaaaactgatttttttttttaatattttataactgctgagtagaatttttatcaagtttctttgaatagaaagttcagaagaatagtatttatctgaaatagaaatcttttgtaacataaatgtctttatcatcacttttgatgaatttaaagcctccttgctaaataaaagtattaatttctataatctccaaaaaaaaaaaaaaaaatactgactctaagcttttgaatagtgtatattgttacaaaagctttttatttcagattaatgctgatctttgaatcattttattcatcagagaatcttggaaaaaaatgtactcaactgttttaaatactgatgatgataataataataacaacaaatgttttttttgaagagcaaatcagcatattagaatgatttcagaaggatcatgtgacactgaagactcgagttatgatgctgaaaatttagctttgatcacaaggattaaattacattttgaaatatattcaaatagaaaatagttattttaaacagtaaaaatattttaacgttttactgtttttgctgtactttggatcatataaatgcaggcttggtgagcagaagacacttttttaaaaaacattaaaaatcttactgttcaaaaacttttgactggtagagtagATACTGCTTCATGGGTTCACAGAGATCATCGGCCTCTAGTTATGATGTAACAAagccttgttaaataaaatcatgTGACTTTGGCAGTTTGGTACATGTTCTGAATCACTGGTTTAAagaaaaagattcacaaaaaatacaaaaggcTTTTGAAATGG
Proteins encoded in this region:
- the arpc4l gene encoding actin related protein 2/3 complex, subunit 4, like, translating into MTATLRPYLNAVRATLQAALCLENFSSQVVERHNKPEVEVRSSKELLLQPVVISRNDKEKVLIEGSINSVRVSIAVKQADEIEKILCHKFMRFMMMRAENFFILRRKPVEGYDISFLITNFHTEQMYKHKLVDFVIHFMEEIDKEISEMKLSVNARARIVAEEFLKNF